From a region of the Impatiens glandulifera chromosome 4, dImpGla2.1, whole genome shotgun sequence genome:
- the LOC124936612 gene encoding glucan endo-1,3-beta-glucosidase, basic isoform-like gives MKFSQSNMVLIVLSMFFLILASLDFTVASVGVCYGMLGNNLPTKQDVVALYQKNGITRMRIYDANLEALEALRGSNIEVSVGVPNEILQKLASNQVEANAWVQKNIKNYANVRFRYIVVANEFRSQFLLGAMQNLLKAVSTFGLRNKVKVTTAIDTTLLGVSNLPSQGMFRADASGFIAPIAKFLVANGSPLLVNMYPYKAYVDSKGKFLLDYALFKSPGVVVKDGALGYQNLFDAMIDTFHSALEKVGAGSLDIVVSGTGWPTSGGNATSLENQKSYVLNLIDHVKGTRGTPKRPGKFIETYIFAMFDENQKTPVSEKFWGLFTPNKQIKYPIKFV, from the exons ATGAAGTTCTCACAATCTAATATGGTTCTTATTGTGTTGTCAATGTTCTTCTTGATCCTTGCAAGCTTGGATTTTACAG TTGCAAGTGTTGGAGTTTGTTACGGAATGTTAGGTAATAATTTACCAACAAAACAAGATGTCGTTGCCTTATACCAGAAGAACGGTATCACAAGAATGAGAATTTATGATGCAAACCTAGAAGCTCTCGAAGCTCTACGTGGATCTAATATTGAGGTTTCGGTTGGTGTACCAAATGAAATTCTTCAAAAGCTTGCTTCAAACCAAGTTGAAGCCAATGCTTGGGTCCAAAAGAATATCAAAAACTACGCCAACGTTAGGTTTAGATACATCGTGGTTGCCAACGAATTTCGATCGCAATTCCTTCTTGGAGCCATGCAAAACTTGCTTAAGGCGGTTTCCACTTTTGGGCTAAGAAACAAAGTTAAGGTCACAACCGCCATCGACACGACTCTCCTTGGCGTGTCCAATCTACCTTCCCAAGGCATGTTTAGGGCCGACGCGAGCGGATTTATCGCTCCCATTGCTAAGTTCCTTGTTGCTAATGGCTCTCCCTTGCTTGTCAATATGTATCCTTATAAAGCCTACGTTGATTCCAAAGGAAAGTTTTTGCTCGATTACGCGCTCTTCAAATCACCCGGAGTTGTCGTTAAGGACGGTGCTCTAGGGTACCAAAACTTGTTTGATGCCATGATAGACACTTTTCATTCGGCGTTAGAGAAGGTTGGGGCTGGATCTTTGGATATCGTCGTGTCGGGGACTGGGTGGCCTACAAGCGGAGGGAATGCAACTAGTCTCGAGAATCAAAAGAGTTATGTCCTTAACCTTATCGATCATGTGAAGGGTACTCGAGGAACACCAAAGAGGCCGGGAAAGTTCATAGAGACTTATATTTTTGCTATGTTTGATGAGAATCAGAAAACTCCTGTTTCTGAGAAGTTTTGGGGTCTCTTTActccaaacaaacaaattaagtaCCCTATTAAGTTTGTCTAA